From Nonlabens sp. Ci31, the proteins below share one genomic window:
- a CDS encoding polysaccharide biosynthesis/export family protein, which produces MKNSLFKIGLIALFVTILSSCVPKSKIIYLQDIDSQLPTKELNYESIIKKDDVLRIIVSSEDMELARPFNQLLNATAGNELVVNGQNKLLGHLVDNDGDISYPLLGSIKVAGKTRKELTDFLQSQIRERFVKDAVVDVRIVNFKVTVLGEVNIPGTFDLEYNRITLLQAIGTAGDLTIYGNRKNITVLRDVNGIQKVHKIDLTKSDFIDSDFYYLQQNDVVVVEPNYAQVQAAGFNRNASLFVSIASVLLSLIVIISRN; this is translated from the coding sequence ATGAAAAATTCCTTATTTAAAATAGGACTAATAGCCCTTTTTGTAACTATTCTTAGCTCTTGTGTTCCCAAAAGTAAAATCATCTATTTGCAAGATATTGATTCGCAGCTTCCGACAAAAGAACTTAATTATGAATCTATAATCAAGAAAGATGATGTTTTAAGAATTATCGTCAGTAGTGAGGATATGGAACTGGCTAGGCCCTTTAACCAGCTGTTGAATGCAACTGCAGGTAATGAGTTAGTTGTAAATGGACAAAATAAATTATTAGGACATTTAGTAGACAATGATGGGGACATCAGTTATCCTTTGCTAGGTTCCATAAAAGTAGCCGGTAAAACAAGAAAAGAGCTTACTGATTTTTTACAGTCTCAAATTCGAGAACGGTTTGTAAAAGATGCTGTGGTTGATGTACGGATTGTTAATTTTAAAGTGACTGTCTTAGGAGAAGTAAATATACCAGGAACATTTGATTTGGAGTACAACCGCATCACCTTACTACAAGCCATAGGCACCGCGGGAGATTTAACTATTTACGGTAATAGAAAAAATATTACGGTGCTACGTGATGTAAATGGTATTCAAAAAGTTCATAAAATAGACCTTACCAAATCCGACTTTATAGATTCTGACTTTTATTATCTTCAACAAAATGATGTTGTTGTTGTAGAGCCTAACTACGCTCAAGTACAGGCAGCTGGCTTTAATAGAAACGCTTCTTTGTTTGTATCTATAGCTTCCGTCTTATTATCCCTAATCGTCATTATTTCAAGAAATTAA
- a CDS encoding DegT/DnrJ/EryC1/StrS family aminotransferase — translation MLKRIYLSPTAYYFKDSFKLPSGELSYSDIYKDVNAFEMSIKTYLETDKPCLALNSGTSALHIALNLAGVTSGDYVLCQSHTFVASANTIRYQGAIPVFIDSEETTWNIDQQYLESAVKDLNSKNIYPKALIATSLYGMPFEVDAIDAFAKANNIKVIEDSAEALGSSYKNRKCGTLGDYGILSFNYNKIITSGGGGILVCKNEEEYSRGLKLATQAKEKSIHYQHQEIGYNYRIGHLNAKIGVAQMSVLEQNIKSRRQLNDWYRNLFENIEGVEVQFEKSMSYHSNHWLSAILVEPSQTAGITREDIRLVLEKDQIESRPLWKPMHLQPLYKDYPYYGAKVCETLFEKGLCLPSGSNMTDEDRERIENAIQRLFKI, via the coding sequence ATGCTTAAGAGAATTTATTTATCACCTACAGCGTATTATTTTAAAGACAGCTTTAAATTACCAAGCGGTGAGCTATCTTATTCAGATATTTATAAGGATGTGAATGCTTTTGAAATGAGCATAAAAACATATTTAGAAACAGATAAGCCCTGCTTAGCCTTAAACTCTGGAACGTCAGCTCTTCATATTGCTTTAAACTTGGCTGGTGTTACTTCGGGGGATTACGTCTTGTGCCAGTCTCATACTTTTGTTGCTTCTGCTAACACTATTAGGTATCAAGGTGCAATTCCCGTATTTATAGATAGTGAAGAGACCACATGGAATATAGACCAGCAGTATCTTGAAAGTGCTGTAAAAGATTTAAATTCAAAAAATATTTATCCAAAGGCACTTATCGCTACGAGTCTATATGGAATGCCATTTGAAGTTGATGCTATTGACGCTTTCGCGAAAGCGAATAATATAAAAGTTATTGAAGACAGTGCCGAAGCTTTGGGTAGTTCTTACAAGAATAGAAAATGTGGCACTCTAGGTGACTACGGTATCTTGTCTTTTAATTATAATAAAATTATCACTAGTGGTGGTGGAGGTATTTTGGTTTGTAAAAATGAAGAAGAATATTCAAGAGGATTAAAGCTAGCTACTCAAGCAAAAGAAAAGTCCATTCACTATCAGCATCAAGAGATAGGGTATAATTATAGAATAGGACATTTAAATGCAAAAATAGGTGTTGCCCAAATGAGTGTGTTGGAACAGAATATCAAGTCGAGAAGACAACTGAACGATTGGTATCGAAATTTGTTTGAAAATATAGAAGGAGTAGAGGTTCAGTTTGAAAAAAGTATGAGTTACCATTCCAACCACTGGCTTAGTGCTATACTAGTGGAGCCTTCACAAACAGCTGGAATCACTAGAGAAGATATACGACTAGTTTTGGAAAAGGATCAGATAGAATCCAGACCGCTTTGGAAACCTATGCACCTGCAGCCTTTGTATAAAGATTATCCTTATTATGGTGCTAAAGTTTGTGAGACCTTATTTGAAAAAGGATTGTGCCTGCCTTCTGGTTCTAACATGACCGATGAGGATCGGGAACGAATAGAAAATGCCATCCAGCGACTATTTAAAATCTAA
- a CDS encoding glycosyltransferase family 4 protein, with protein sequence MSKLKREKMRILLVTQYFHPENFKSTDIAFELSKKGHIVTVLTGIPNYPAGKFFQGYGIFKKRKETINNVRIIRCLLWPRGKSSGFELALNYFSWAFFASLRGVFLAFSNKYDKIIVHEPSPITQGLPAIVIKRLIKKPIIFWVLDLWPDSLISAGNITNKRVLNFFEKLTIFIYNNCDKILISSKSFENSILDKGQHKSKVSYFPNWSKDLSLQDSSMSIPKLPEGFTVLFAGNIGEAQDMDTIVKACKLLTKEDNIRIVLIGDGRKSTFIEESISNFGLQNVLFAFGRFPIEYMATFYTQADSLLVSLKNEEAFTKTVPAKMQSYLSIKKPIIGLLNGEGSDLINEISCGYTAQAGNEVDFVRVLKQLANTDKATLDLMGHRGYDYFKSHFKIESSMNQLENVLYETK encoded by the coding sequence GTGAGTAAGTTAAAAAGAGAAAAAATGCGCATTTTACTGGTTACTCAATATTTTCATCCCGAAAATTTTAAGAGTACAGATATAGCATTTGAACTATCAAAAAAAGGTCATATAGTAACAGTATTAACTGGAATCCCTAATTATCCAGCAGGAAAATTCTTTCAAGGATACGGGATTTTTAAAAAGCGCAAGGAGACTATTAACAATGTAAGAATTATTAGATGTCTTTTATGGCCTAGAGGTAAATCATCTGGGTTTGAATTAGCACTTAATTACTTCAGTTGGGCTTTCTTTGCCTCTTTAAGAGGGGTTTTTCTCGCTTTTTCAAATAAATATGATAAAATAATTGTTCATGAACCTTCTCCTATAACTCAAGGATTACCGGCCATAGTGATTAAAAGATTAATTAAAAAACCTATCATTTTTTGGGTTTTAGATTTGTGGCCTGACAGTTTAATATCAGCGGGGAATATTACTAATAAAAGAGTATTAAACTTCTTTGAAAAATTAACTATTTTTATATATAATAATTGCGATAAAATTTTGATTAGTTCAAAGAGTTTTGAAAACTCTATCCTAGATAAAGGACAGCACAAATCAAAAGTATCTTATTTTCCAAATTGGTCTAAAGACCTTTCTTTGCAGGATAGCAGTATGTCTATACCCAAACTACCAGAAGGTTTTACGGTACTTTTTGCAGGAAATATAGGAGAGGCTCAAGATATGGACACTATCGTAAAGGCTTGCAAACTTTTAACTAAGGAAGATAATATTAGAATAGTTTTAATAGGCGATGGTAGAAAATCAACTTTTATAGAAGAAAGTATTTCTAATTTTGGTCTTCAAAATGTTTTATTTGCATTTGGTAGATTTCCTATAGAATACATGGCTACTTTCTATACTCAAGCTGACTCTTTGTTAGTGTCATTAAAAAACGAGGAAGCTTTTACTAAGACAGTTCCAGCAAAAATGCAATCCTATCTAAGTATTAAAAAACCGATTATAGGTCTATTAAATGGTGAAGGAAGCGACTTAATAAATGAAATATCCTGCGGTTACACTGCTCAGGCAGGAAATGAAGTCGATTTTGTTAGAGTGCTAAAACAATTAGCTAATACTGATAAAGCTACTCTTGATTTAATGGGGCATCGTGGATATGATTATTTCAAATCTCATTTTAAAATTGAGTCATCAATGAATCAGTTAGAAAATGTTCTTTATGAAACAAAGTAA
- a CDS encoding polysaccharide biosynthesis protein, with the protein MKAEYFRNRVAQIFWNGDNSLQFKNLRYLPRWVVVAIDLLLVVISFYFSFLIVDNIASTFYNVLSIYQQATFIILVYVASFFTFSTYSGLIRHSTFVDIFKIVVACSSAMLVLIAVNYSYYFVYGEKVFLMPFLIVNMTISFIALLSFRLFVKRVYSFVSQNKRKSYNVLIVGVNDDSIALAEALSTSKNQNFNLVGFISFKKDHQRIKILGKPIIKYGSTFYDRIAPMKVTGLIIAGSQLSIKQKNELVDKALANDLKIFNVPDITQWTDKEDVTSKIKEIQIEDLLERDAIHLEDSQISNYLKNRNVLITGGAGSIGSEIVRQVSCYQPKCILILDQAESPLYDLELELKEKFPNISYQVVLADVRRKDRLEHLFRANDISVVFHAAAYKHVPMIEKNPREAVCVNILGTVNLADLSVAYGIDRFVMISTDKAVNPTNVMGASKRAAEIYVQSLQQKADGETKFITTRFGNVLGSNGSVIPYFKKQIESGGPVTVTHQDIIRYFMTIPEACQLVLQAGTMGKGGEIFVFDMGKPVKIMDLAERMIKLSGFKPYEDIDIKIIGLRPGEKLFEELLSNTSTAMPTHHQKIMIAKDDPLCYEDVLNHIIEIASAAQQENEVYVVSKIKQLVPEFISKNSVFELLDKNVNL; encoded by the coding sequence ATGAAAGCAGAATACTTCAGAAATAGAGTGGCTCAAATATTTTGGAATGGGGACAATTCTCTCCAATTCAAGAATTTAAGGTATCTACCACGTTGGGTGGTAGTGGCCATAGATCTCCTATTAGTGGTCATCTCTTTCTATTTTTCCTTTCTAATAGTGGATAATATAGCGTCTACTTTTTATAACGTGCTTTCGATTTATCAACAAGCAACATTTATAATTCTTGTTTACGTCGCTTCCTTTTTTACGTTCAGCACCTATTCTGGCCTGATCCGTCATAGTACTTTTGTAGATATTTTTAAAATTGTGGTGGCTTGCTCATCAGCGATGTTAGTCCTGATAGCCGTCAACTACAGTTATTATTTTGTTTATGGAGAAAAGGTATTTTTAATGCCATTTCTGATTGTTAACATGACCATCTCCTTTATAGCCCTTTTGTCCTTTCGATTGTTTGTAAAAAGAGTTTATTCTTTTGTTTCTCAAAACAAACGAAAAAGCTACAATGTTCTTATCGTAGGAGTCAATGACGATAGCATCGCACTAGCTGAAGCACTTTCCACCTCAAAAAACCAAAACTTTAATCTTGTTGGTTTTATTTCTTTTAAAAAAGACCATCAGCGCATCAAAATTCTCGGAAAGCCTATTATCAAATACGGAAGTACCTTCTACGATAGGATTGCTCCTATGAAGGTGACTGGATTGATCATAGCAGGTTCTCAATTATCCATCAAGCAAAAAAACGAGTTGGTCGATAAGGCGCTGGCAAATGATTTAAAGATTTTCAATGTTCCTGATATCACTCAATGGACCGATAAAGAAGATGTTACTTCTAAAATTAAGGAAATTCAAATCGAGGATCTACTCGAAAGGGACGCTATACATTTAGAGGATTCGCAAATCTCTAACTATCTAAAAAACCGCAATGTTTTGATTACAGGGGGAGCAGGTTCCATAGGAAGCGAAATCGTACGACAAGTTTCCTGCTATCAACCAAAATGTATTCTTATTCTGGATCAGGCAGAATCCCCTTTGTATGATCTAGAATTAGAGTTAAAGGAAAAGTTTCCAAACATTTCCTATCAAGTAGTCTTAGCTGATGTTAGGCGAAAAGATCGATTGGAGCATCTATTTAGGGCCAATGATATTTCGGTTGTTTTTCATGCCGCGGCCTATAAGCATGTTCCTATGATAGAAAAGAATCCTAGAGAAGCCGTTTGTGTCAACATTTTAGGTACGGTTAACTTAGCTGATCTTTCGGTAGCATATGGTATAGACCGCTTTGTTATGATAAGTACAGACAAAGCAGTGAATCCGACCAACGTTATGGGAGCCAGTAAAAGAGCCGCAGAAATTTATGTACAATCTTTACAACAAAAAGCCGATGGCGAGACCAAGTTTATAACCACTCGCTTCGGAAATGTATTGGGATCTAATGGATCAGTCATTCCTTATTTTAAAAAACAAATTGAGAGTGGAGGCCCAGTAACGGTAACACATCAAGATATCATCCGTTATTTTATGACGATTCCAGAAGCCTGTCAATTGGTTCTTCAAGCAGGTACTATGGGTAAAGGTGGAGAGATTTTTGTGTTTGATATGGGGAAACCTGTAAAGATAATGGACCTGGCAGAGCGCATGATCAAACTTTCAGGCTTTAAACCTTATGAAGATATTGATATTAAAATCATTGGTTTAAGGCCAGGAGAGAAGTTGTTTGAAGAGTTATTAAGCAACACCTCTACTGCTATGCCTACCCATCATCAAAAAATAATGATTGCAAAAGACGACCCGCTTTGCTATGAAGACGTTTTAAATCACATTATCGAAATTGCCTCAGCAGCGCAGCAGGAGAATGAAGTTTATGTCGTCAGTAAAATTAAACAACTGGTACCAGAATTTATTAGTAAAAACAGTGTATTTGAACTGCTGGATAAAAACGTTAATCTATAG
- the wecB gene encoding non-hydrolyzing UDP-N-acetylglucosamine 2-epimerase, protein MKKLKVATVVGTRPEIIRLSRVLAALDASPAIEHTLIHTGQNYDYELNQIFFDDLGLRKPDYFLEAAGKSAAETVGNIMIKIDVLLEELKPEAFLVLGDTNSCLCAIPAKKRQIPIFHMEAGNRCFDQRVPEETNRKIVDHTSDVNLTYSDIAREYLLREGLPADRIIKTGSPMFEVLNHYLSDIKASNVVKELGLEKGKYFVVSAHRQENINSDRNFFNLFETLNEIAKKYDYPIIFSTHPRTRNRIDTAKLELNRNIRFLKPLGFNDYNNLQANAFVVLSDSGTISEESSILNFRALNIREAHERPEAMEEASVMMVGLEKERILQALEHVQLQQIDEHRSMRLVADYSIPNVSEKVVRIILSYTDYIRKVVWRE, encoded by the coding sequence ATGAAAAAATTAAAAGTAGCTACAGTTGTAGGGACACGACCAGAAATTATTAGACTCTCGAGGGTTCTAGCAGCATTAGATGCATCTCCTGCAATAGAACACACTTTAATTCACACTGGTCAAAATTACGACTATGAATTAAATCAAATTTTCTTTGATGATTTAGGTCTACGTAAACCAGATTATTTCCTTGAGGCAGCTGGTAAGAGTGCAGCTGAGACCGTAGGTAATATCATGATCAAAATAGATGTGCTTTTAGAGGAGTTAAAGCCTGAAGCCTTTCTAGTATTAGGAGATACAAATAGCTGTTTGTGTGCTATCCCAGCAAAAAAACGTCAAATTCCAATATTCCACATGGAGGCAGGAAATAGGTGTTTTGATCAACGAGTACCAGAAGAAACCAATCGTAAAATCGTCGACCATACGTCAGATGTTAATTTAACCTATTCCGATATCGCTCGAGAATATTTATTAAGAGAAGGTTTACCAGCAGATCGCATTATAAAGACGGGCTCCCCCATGTTTGAAGTTCTTAATCACTATTTGAGTGATATAAAAGCCTCCAATGTAGTTAAAGAACTGGGTTTAGAAAAAGGAAAATATTTCGTTGTTTCTGCACACAGACAAGAAAATATAAATAGCGATAGAAACTTTTTTAATCTTTTTGAAACATTAAATGAAATTGCAAAAAAGTATGATTACCCCATAATCTTCTCAACCCATCCTAGAACCAGAAATCGTATTGATACGGCTAAATTAGAGCTGAATAGAAACATAAGGTTCTTAAAACCGCTAGGTTTTAATGATTATAATAATCTACAAGCAAATGCATTTGTAGTACTTTCTGACAGTGGAACTATTTCTGAAGAGTCCAGTATTCTTAATTTTAGAGCGCTTAATATCAGAGAAGCTCATGAGCGTCCTGAAGCTATGGAAGAAGCATCCGTAATGATGGTCGGTTTAGAAAAAGAACGTATTTTACAAGCCCTAGAGCACGTGCAGTTGCAGCAAATAGATGAGCACAGAAGCATGCGATTAGTAGCAGATTATTCTATTCCTAACGTAAGTGAGAAAGTAGTAAGGATCATTTTGAGTTATACAGATTATATAAGAAAGGTAGTTTGGCGTGAGTAA
- a CDS encoding NAD-dependent epimerase/dehydratase family protein, whose amino-acid sequence MKQSNLLISGATGFVGQNLTLFLSNQSFDIIPLSRKQNTENTITYDRLDKTDFDQSNAFIHLAGKAHDLKNTSLDEEYYEVNTELTKTLFDLFLESNCKTFIYFSSVKAVADQVEGILTEEHPYQPETVYGKSKALAEQYLLSKELPKDKRLYILRPCMIHGPGNKGNLNLLYKVVLKGMPYPLAAFKNKRSFVSINTINTVIHQLLTQLPHTDTFNMADDDAISTNELIETIASAIGKKPKLMAVNPSLINAVAGLGSILKLPLNKERLQKLTESYQVSNKKIKAALHMTTPLDTKIGLETTIKSFKNT is encoded by the coding sequence ATGAAACAAAGTAATTTATTAATTTCAGGAGCCACAGGTTTTGTAGGTCAGAATTTAACTTTGTTTTTAAGTAACCAAAGTTTTGATATCATTCCTCTTTCGCGAAAGCAAAACACTGAAAATACAATTACCTATGATCGGCTAGATAAAACAGATTTTGATCAATCAAATGCATTCATCCACTTAGCTGGTAAAGCACATGATTTAAAGAACACATCACTTGATGAGGAGTATTATGAAGTAAATACGGAACTAACAAAGACACTTTTTGATTTATTTCTAGAGTCTAATTGCAAGACCTTTATATATTTTAGTTCTGTTAAAGCGGTTGCAGATCAAGTGGAAGGTATATTGACAGAGGAGCATCCATACCAGCCAGAAACAGTATATGGCAAGTCTAAAGCACTGGCAGAGCAATATTTATTAAGTAAAGAATTACCAAAAGATAAACGTTTGTATATTTTAAGACCTTGTATGATTCATGGTCCAGGAAATAAAGGCAATCTAAATTTATTATACAAAGTAGTTTTAAAAGGAATGCCTTATCCTCTGGCCGCATTTAAAAATAAACGATCATTTGTCTCCATCAACACCATTAATACGGTAATACACCAGCTGTTAACCCAGTTGCCTCATACAGACACATTTAATATGGCAGACGACGACGCTATATCCACTAATGAATTAATAGAAACTATTGCTAGCGCAATAGGTAAAAAACCTAAGCTTATGGCTGTAAACCCTAGTCTTATTAATGCCGTCGCAGGCTTAGGAAGCATTTTAAAACTGCCCTTAAATAAAGAAAGGTTACAAAAACTGACAGAGTCTTATCAAGTAAGTAACAAAAAAATAAAAGCAGCCTTGCATATGACCACGCCATTAGACACTAAAATAGGGCTAGAGACAACTATTAAATCATTTAAGAATACTTAA
- a CDS encoding MraY family glycosyltransferase: MLYITVFILLIICSVVYLKIAAKFNIIDKPNHRSSHTQITIRGGGVLFYIGLLIFFISSGFQYPYLFIGVTLIAGLSFVDDLKPLPPSLRLPFQFTAAILVLVEIGQVFPLLGMALLLIVAVGFINAFNFMDGINGITGFYTLAVFGFLSYFNTFIEEFIHPDLLLFILMSVLVFGFYNFRKKALFFAGDVGSISLAVIFLFVVLSFYDHFTAPVAVLLVSVYGADSVMTIIRRILMKEKITEAHRHHLYQLFVDSQKHSHIATSFYYFMMQLVMCAVVYFSFRSSMELQIVISICSLFILAVIYLMLVRYFLNLSRTPITNA, from the coding sequence ATGCTATATATCACCGTCTTTATTTTATTAATCATTTGCTCTGTTGTTTATCTAAAAATAGCAGCCAAGTTTAATATCATAGATAAACCTAATCATAGAAGTTCCCACACTCAGATTACTATTAGAGGTGGAGGCGTTTTATTTTATATAGGACTTCTTATATTCTTTATAAGTAGCGGTTTCCAGTATCCTTATCTATTTATAGGGGTCACTTTAATTGCTGGATTGAGTTTTGTGGATGATTTAAAACCTTTGCCACCTAGTTTGAGACTGCCATTTCAATTTACGGCTGCTATTTTAGTGCTTGTAGAGATAGGTCAAGTATTTCCTTTGTTAGGTATGGCGCTGCTGTTAATAGTAGCGGTAGGTTTTATCAACGCCTTTAACTTTATGGACGGTATTAACGGGATTACAGGGTTTTATACCCTAGCAGTCTTTGGTTTCTTAAGTTACTTCAATACTTTTATAGAAGAATTTATCCACCCAGATTTGCTGTTGTTTATATTGATGTCGGTTCTGGTTTTTGGGTTCTATAACTTTAGGAAAAAAGCACTGTTTTTTGCTGGAGATGTGGGTAGTATTTCGCTAGCGGTTATTTTTTTATTTGTCGTGCTTAGCTTTTACGATCATTTTACAGCACCTGTCGCAGTTCTTCTAGTCTCTGTTTACGGTGCAGATAGTGTCATGACTATCATACGACGTATTTTGATGAAAGAAAAAATTACAGAAGCGCATAGGCATCACTTGTATCAATTATTTGTAGACTCTCAAAAACACAGCCATATAGCCACGTCCTTTTATTATTTTATGATGCAACTAGTGATGTGTGCGGTTGTTTATTTTTCATTTAGATCAAGTATGGAACTGCAAATTGTAATTTCCATATGTTCTTTATTTATTCTTGCCGTTATCTATCTCATGCTGGTTCGTTATTTTCTTAACTTGAGCAGAACACCAATCACAAATGCTTAA